In Aspergillus fumigatus Af293 chromosome 6, whole genome shotgun sequence, the genomic window TTGTATCTCATTGGCGGTGGATCTTGAAGCGTCGGCTGTCCGGCGTATGGCTCGGCGTCTTTCGGTGCGCAGGCGTGACGAAGTGACGCAGGTGTCGTGTCGTTGAATATTCCCCCATGCATATGTTTGTCCCTGAAGTTTTCACATTTACCTACGTGGTCTATTGCGCTAAATCAATAGATCGATCAACGGAGCCACTCAATTCACGAGCAAAGTCCTAAACCCTGAACCACTTGACAATTAGGCCGGCTATACACTCAAGACTCTCTAAGCATTATAGGATGGTCTGTTTAGCTCGCAGATGCTGTAAATAGTAGCCATTGTTCCAACCAATGgacatatatatatatatatatatatatatatagtcacgtgatatttGAGTGATAAAACGGGAATCACCACCGGTTCTTTGCCCTCGAATTCCAACCACAACTTTCCACTCACCTGCCTGCGCATGCGAGCATTCGGTTTTTGGAGTTTACGGCGGGCTGTTACCATTTGCCCGTCATGGAGCCGATATTCTTGCATAGCAGCTCCAAGTCATGGAGTTTCTCTTGATCTAGCACGACAAGCCCAGCGGAGACTACCCAACACTTGCCGGCACTTTTGTGCATCTTCGAACTTTCGATTCTCCTTGGAGGCCGATTCGACGATATACGCGCTCTCTACTGCTCCCGGTAGAGCAGCCATAGCAGTTGTACGAGTCTCTGGTTCTGCATGTGTGCAGGTAGGTCAATGCTGACAATCATTTCAGAGCGCAACTGACACCTACTCTTCGACTGTTTGAATAGATCTATCGCGCCCTCTGTCCCAGTGCACCTCTCCCTCGCGCGCGCGTTGCCGCAGTCCGCACCCTCTACGACCCTACACAAGAGCCGTCCGCCAACACAGTCCTCGATGCGGGCGCTCTTGTACTGTATTTTCCTGGACCCAAAACCGTCACAGGCGAGGACGTCCTCGAACTGCATCTTCACGGTGGGCCGGCTATCGTAAAGTCGGTGCTGGCGGCTATTGCCCGCAGCAATCGGCCGGAGAGTACGGTCCGCTATGCGGAACCGGGCGAATTCACACGCAGGGCGTTCATGAACAATCGGCTCGATCTGCCGCAAATCGAAGCATTGGGCGATACGCTCACCGCTGATACGGAACAGCAGCGGCGCCTTGCTGTTCGGGGTGCCAGTGACGCTCTTTCGAGACGCTACGAATCGTGGCGCCAGCAGTTACTATATGCGCGGGGGGAGCTGGAGGCGTTGATTGATTTCTCCGAGGATCAGTATTTCGACGAGTCTCCTGAGGATTTTGTCCGCTCCGTAGCAGGACAGGTCCGTGCGCTGCAGACTCAGCTGAGATTGCATATTGAAAATGCGTCGAAGGGAGAACTGCTGCGCAATGGGATCAAGATCGCCCTGCTTGGTGCCCCTAATGCAGGCAAGAGTTCCCTCCTGAATCGAATTGTGGGTAAAGAAGCCGCTATTGTCAGCACCGAGGAGGGAACCACTCGGGACATTGTGGACGTTGGGGTTGATCTCGGCGGCTGGTACTGCAAGCTTGGCGATATGGCTGGGATTCGGTCTGAGAAGAGCACTTCCACCGGCCAGGGAACTGCGATCATCGGAGCAGTTGA contains:
- a CDS encoding tRNA modification GTPase, whose translation is MRAFGFWSLRRAVTICPSWSRYSCIAAPSHGVSLDLARQAQRRLPNTCRHFCASSNFRFSLEADSTIYALSTAPGRAAIAVVRVSGSACVQIYRALCPSAPLPRARVAAVRTLYDPTQEPSANTVLDAGALVLYFPGPKTVTGEDVLELHLHGGPAIVKSVLAAIARSNRPESTVRYAEPGEFTRRAFMNNRLDLPQIEALGDTLTADTEQQRRLAVRGASDALSRRYESWRQQLLYARGELEALIDFSEDQYFDESPEDFVRSVAGQVRALQTQLRLHIENASKGELLRNGIKIALLGAPNAGKSSLLNRIVGKEAAIVSTEEGTTRDIVDVGVDLGGWYCKLGDMAGIRSEKSTSTGQGTAIIGAVEKEGIRRARARALESDVVVLVISLEEGTNGSPYRLSVDQEVIDAVNDCVQAGKCIVVAINKCDRLPAADRFGQSLHDLRTKIRTLFPAVPEKRIFDISCNEASEETLSEQSDPGNLQRFLRGLISTFEEIASPARMDGDENGQYDLSYWEDSLGVTHRQSSNLQRCMQHLDDFLNETTQAQTLQTPGYADDRNIETEIDVVMAAEHLRFAADTLAKITGKGESGDVEDVLGVVFEKFCVGK